The nucleotide sequence AGCTTCGGTGTGAATATTTTTAGGAAATATATTTTTCTTAAGATCAGTAAACATTCTGAGTCCAAAAACTTTTTCAACTTTCTTGAGATCTTTTTCAGGCCACAGGATAAAATCCTCCTTAAAATAAGGTGACAACGAACAAAAATATATTTTTTCAAATTTGATTTTTCGACTAAGAATAGCTGAGATATAGGCACCGAAAGAAAATCCGAGAACTGTGAGTTTTACTTGCCCGGCCTTCACTCTTCTATTTTCCTTAGCCAATATTTTTTTGATTTGCTTCTCTGTCTGTCTGACGAAATCACTCATGATCATGTCGGTGCGCCATTTAATATCAATACCTTCTACCTTGTAGCCTGCTTTTCCAGCCATCGCAGCAATTTTTTGATATTTTGTTTGACTGGGAAGCTCCCCCATACCGGAAATAATAAAAAAGATTTTACTCATGGAATTTAAAATTTTTTAAGGATTCATCTCCACACACGGCGAGATACATACACTCCAATGAAATATTTTGATCAATATAATTTCTAATATCTTTCTCAGATATAGACCCTAAAACTGCTACATAATCCCCTATGGTTTTATACTCAGATAATTTTGCAAAATTTCCACTCCATTCGATAAAATTACCTGAGGTTTGCAGTTTGATTTTAAAAGATTTTAAGAGCTTGGTTTTGATATGAGCAAGCTTGTCGGAAGGAATACCATTTTTAATAAATTTTGCGAGACATTCTCGTATTGTATTTATAACCTCTGAAAATAAAGTGGCCTCGCAATCCGTTTTTATTTGTAATAATCCTCTGTCTTTATATACATCGCCAAAAGCAGTGATATCATAGATCAGACCCTTTTCATATCTCAATTTTTTTACCAAAAAAGATGCTCTCCCGACAGCAAGATATTGTGCACATATGGCTACACACGCAACATCAAGTAAAGTAAATGAATGTAGTCTAAATCCAGCGACAAGACTGGCTTGTTTGGACTTATAGATATCCAGCTTGAAATATTCCTTTTCTGGAATAGCTATGGCTGCATCTTTAACTATACCTGCTCTAGTATTAATCTCTTCATTTTTAATCGGTTCTAGAGCTTTTTTGATAGCGGGAGTAAGTGTTTCTATATTTATATCGCCAGTTGTTATTATGCTTATGTTTTCTCTCGTAAAAAATTTATTTTTAAAATCGATGAGGTCTTGTAAAGAAATATCTGTCAATGGTTGGTTGTCACCGAGGATAGATCTATCAAGGACAGTGCCTCGAAAAACTAGATGCCTAAAAGTATCCCAAACCCAGGTTTTTTGGGTTGATTTTCTGTTTATATATTCAGAATTGATCGCCCCCCGTTCACTTTCAAACATGATAGGATTAAAAAGGGTTTCACTCATAACCTCATTTAATACCGTCATGGCTACCTCCAAATCTCCCGCTTCTGGGACCTGAATGTCTATCATGATGAAATCTAGGTTTGTTGTAAACACAAAACTTCCTCCCACATCCTCAATATATTCGGCCAAGATATCTTTCGTAGGAAATCTATGTGTACCAGCGACAAGCATGTGCTCTAAAAAGTGCGCCGTACCCTCCTTTGTATCATAGCGAGCACCGGCACGTATGTATGTTTTTATGAAAATCGGTGATCCCCTCCTCTCAAAATGATGAAGCGGAATACCATCAATGTCTGCGGTTTTGTGCAATATATTATGGGAATTAAAAAAGTCCATGTC is from Candidatus Paceibacterota bacterium and encodes:
- a CDS encoding pitrilysin family protein, whose protein sequence is MDFFNSHNILHKTADIDGIPLHHFERRGSPIFIKTYIRAGARYDTKEGTAHFLEHMLVAGTHRFPTKDILAEYIEDVGGSFVFTTNLDFIMIDIQVPEAGDLEVAMTVLNEVMSETLFNPIMFESERGAINSEYINRKSTQKTWVWDTFRHLVFRGTVLDRSILGDNQPLTDISLQDLIDFKNKFFTRENISIITTGDINIETLTPAIKKALEPIKNEEINTRAGIVKDAAIAIPEKEYFKLDIYKSKQASLVAGFRLHSFTLLDVACVAICAQYLAVGRASFLVKKLRYEKGLIYDITAFGDVYKDRGLLQIKTDCEATLFSEVINTIRECLAKFIKNGIPSDKLAHIKTKLLKSFKIKLQTSGNFIEWSGNFAKLSEYKTIGDYVAVLGSISEKDIRNYIDQNISLECMYLAVCGDESLKNFKFHE